The Salvelinus sp. IW2-2015 unplaced genomic scaffold, ASM291031v2 Un_scaffold4322, whole genome shotgun sequence genome window below encodes:
- the LOC112077138 gene encoding pro-opiomelanocortin A — MLCPAWLLAVAVVGVVRGVKGQCWENPRCYDLSSENNILECIQLCRSDLTAKSPIYPVKVHLQPPSPSDSDSPPPYLPLSLLSPSSPLYPSEQQNSAPXQAKRSYSMEHFRWGKPVGRKRRPVKVYTNGVEEESSEAFPSEMRRELGTDDGMYPSLEAGTEEGGEAEGLGGVFSLQEKKDGSYKMNHFRWNGPPASKRYGGFMKSWDERSQKPLLTLFKNVIIKDGQQKREQ; from the exons ATGCTGTGTCCTGCGTGGTTATTGGCTGTGGCCGTGGTGGGCGTGGTCAGAGGGGTGAAAGGTCAGTGCTGGGAGAACCCTCGCTGTTATGACCTCAGCTCTGAAAACAACATCCTG gaGTGTATCCAGCTCTGTCGTTCTGACCTCACCGCCAAATCTCCCATCTACCCCGTCAAGGTGCATCTCCAACCCCCGTCcccctctgactctgactctcctCCCCCCTACTTACCTCTGTcgctcctctccccatcctcccccCTGTACCCCTCGGAGCAGCAGAACAGCGCCCCCCYRCAGGCYAAGCGTTCCTACTCCATGGAACACTTCCGCTGGGGGAARCCTGTGGGCCGTAAGCGCCGGCCGGTGAAGGTCTACACCAACGGTGTGGAGGAGGAGTCCTCCGAGGCCTTTCCCAGCGAGATGAGACGAGAGCTGGGCACCGACGATGGCATGTACCCCTCCCTGGAGGCTGGGACTGAGGAGGGGGGCGAGGCAGAGGGCCTGGGGGGGGTGTTTAGTCTTCAGGAGAAGAAAGACGGCTCGTACAAGATGAACCACTTCCGCTGGAACGGACCGCCCGCCAGTAAGCGCTATGGAGGGTTCATGAAAAGCTGGGACGARCGYAGYCAGAAACCACTGCTCACACTGTTCAAAAACGTCATTATCAAAGACGGacagcagaagagagagcagtga